GCCGTCAAGATAAAAACCCATAGCAATTTTTTCCGAAGTTGCTTCTGCATGTATATCCACAAGAATAATATCACATCTATCTTTTATTTCTTTCAATATTTCATCTACTTTTTGAAAAGGGCAATCCATCGGTGGCATAAAAGTTCTACCGGAAACATTAATTACGCCAACGGTCTTTGCTTTAAATGGATAAAGGCAAAATCCTTTGCCTGGTGCACCTTCTGGATAATTAGCAGGACGAATTAAAAATGGCTCATCATCAATAAATGATGTGATTTCTCTTTGGTCCCAAATATGATTACCAGATGTTACTATATCTGCTCCAGCAGCATACACTTCATCTAATGTTTTTCGACTGATGCCTCTGCCCCCAGCCATATTTTCACCATTTACTACAACTACATCTATATTATGTTCCTTGCGAAGCTGTGGTATATACTTACGAAATGTCTCCCTACCAGGACGACCACATACATCACCAACTATTAAAAATTTCAAAACTAAACCTCCATTATTTGTTATAAACAATTACCCTGCCATTTTCTCTAATACCTACCATTTTTTCTTCAACAGGATTTATTTTCAAACTTCCCAGCATGGTATCTATGAGTTCTAATTGCGTTAAAACACTCGTATTAACTAATGGTACATAATCTAATTCATTAATTAACTTCTTACCAAATTTATCTTTAATTATTTCATTGAGTAATCTTAATTCTCCATGTGAGAAAGTCTTTACATCTCT
The window above is part of the Megamonas hypermegale genome. Proteins encoded here:
- a CDS encoding TIGR00282 family metallophosphoesterase → MKFLIVGDVCGRPGRETFRKYIPQLRKEHNIDVVVVNGENMAGGRGISRKTLDEVYAAGADIVTSGNHIWDQREITSFIDDEPFLIRPANYPEGAPGKGFCLYPFKAKTVGVINVSGRTFMPPMDCPFQKVDEILKEIKDRCDIILVDIHAEATSEKIAMGFYLDGKVTCVVGTHTHVQTADNRLLPKGTAYISDLGMVGPYNSSLGVNVNNAIDKFITCRPVRFEMASGPNVFSAVVLEVDDKTNKAVSIERILFNENDV